From the genome of Magnolia sinica isolate HGM2019 chromosome 12, MsV1, whole genome shotgun sequence:
CTTaccaacatcacggtgggccccacctggctgCCAAAGGGATACGTGGGGTTacattgatgtatctgttttatctatgccgtccatccattttgaaagatcattttagggcttgagcccaaaatggAGGTGAATCGAAGGcttgaatgggccacaccacaggaaacagtggtgattgaacgcctacaagtggaggccacacaagttttggatcaagctgataatcaTGCTCTCCCTTCATTCAGGTATAcatggccttatgaacaggttggatggcaaataaacatgacggtgggccccaggaaggtttcaacgctgGTCCTCATTGTCACCAcagcttcctgtagtgtggtccactcaagccttcgaTGTTCCTCCTTTTCGGATTCccaccctaaaattatctttttaattggatggacggcgtggataaaacatttacatcacggtgggcccagaccCTGCCAGGACCGTTCGTCTCTTGATGGGTCCCGGTGGGGGTTGTACCCAATCCGCCACCCCCACGGGCCCTACCGCAggcaatcctctctctctctctctctctctctctctctctctctcctggttTCAGAACCAAAAGAGAAaggagaggaaaaaagaaaaaaaccctaGCTCCTCCTTGCAATTGAAATCGCCGGATTCTCATTCTCCAAACCCacgcacctctctctctctctctctgcaccgtCTATCTGGTTGGCCGTACCCTCGATCGGCCACAGTTCCAGGAAGCACGAAGGTGCGTTTCCGCCTCTTTCCcatctttttttgaaaaattagaacGTTGGCCCGTAAGTCACTTCTTCCTCCTGGCCCTGTGAAGTTTCCTGGCAGTTTTGCCTGTAATAAGTGACTTTCACAGGTGAATTTCTTCCCCCAAACACCACCCGTTACAGAACTCACAGGCATCCaatagacccatagaacttggaaTTCAATCAATGTGTTTTTGATGCCTGTTgaaggcatccaaacgacccctaaaactTGGAATTCAATCAATGTGTTTTTTAATGCCTGTTGGGTGTATCGGGAATCATGGGTTTTCCGTAGAAGTCAAAATGTTAGGCGCTGGTGTAGTTGGAAATTTCGGCTTCTGCTGTGTATCATGATGGGGGTGATTGAATACtgatctattttcattttcatGTTTTACGGACTAttcattattaaaattttgggtTTGGCTGAAGATGAAATGTTTGCAAAGGTTTTCAGCCCAAGAAACTGCATATGTTAGGCCCACCTTTTGGTGATCAAAACTTTTCTTATGGATGAGAAATGCCCACTTGCTCTGTCCCCTCGGGTGATCCaatgcctttttttaaaaaaaaaaatataaaaaaagtttaaaaataaaataaaatttatttttagttttaaggATGAAAGATCCAATCCCCTTTTAAATGCGACAATTGACCAATTTGCAAGTTGCAAAATGGGATGGGACTGATCATCTAATAAGGAGGTATTATGGCGCAGCCCATGCCATGAAGGGGTAATGCAACTAGATCaaggaagaaactaattgcaATGAGAATCGATGTAAAGTATTGAAGTTCAaaccataaaagaaaaaaaaaatgcaagacTTTGGAATGCTATGCAGATGAATGGACTGATTGCCAAAAAAGGGCCCCTCATGTAATGGTGCTGGGTCGAACGAGAGGAacaccataatttttttttttgggttgagcATCATTTCACTTTGGAATGGCTATGCAGAGGACATGTTATTCTTTGTGTGCTGCACCAGAAAGTGTATGTGTCAAAATGGTTTGTTTCTTGAGGTCTGTTCATCCAATAGTTGCCATGAGTTGGACATTTCCACCCAACAGTTTGGTGGATATTTTCCCATTCGAGGATCTGACCGTTGCTGGCATCTGTTTTTTGCTGCCTTTTCAggtcaccaattggatggttaagattgtgtgATCTGTGAACATTCCCCGCCATGACCCGTTCACCATGGATCCTCTAAATCTATTTATTTCTCATAGTATTTTGCCACACTCTTGATTTTTCTAAAGTGCACAAGCTAATTAAGTTGATGTGATGTGCCCCGTGATGGATTTCTTATGAATTTTAAGATAGTATGTGGTTTAGCTTTATTCATCATAGTTGATTGTTTACAGTTGCATATTATTGCTATTAGTGATATCTTCATTTAGTGATTTGTGATTTTTTCCATTATGGTATTTTTCTATTGATATAGGGTATTAGGTTGACACAACCAGAATCTTCTTGAAGGGTGCTGGGGTTCCCATCGATGGGTGCTCCCAAACAGAAATGGACGTCAGAGGAAGAATCTGCCCTCAAAGCTGGAGTGGTTAAGCATGGGGCAGGCAAATGGCGTACGATACTAAAAGACCCAGAGTTCAGTGGCATCTTGTCTTTGCGCTCAAACGTGGATCTCAAGGTATCATCTCCTCAACCTTGTCTAATAGGGAAaaaagtccttttttttttctgttttattttgtttaattTGGATGTTGAATATTCTCGATAGGATTATAAAATACTACGTGATTCAATCTCATGCTTTGAAATTGCATGGATTTGGTTGAAATAATAAGCAGCGGAGTTCTTTGTATAAATCGGATACATTCATTTAAAACTTACAAATACTTGGCTGATGGATTAGGTTTTGTAATATGCATTGATGTATAAAGTTCCACCTATGAACAGGACAAGTGGCGGAACATGAGCGTGACAGCAAATGGGTGGGGATCTCGGGAGAAGGCTAGACTAGCTTTGAAAAGGAGCCAACAGATCCCTAGGCCTGACGATAACCATATGGCCCTTAGTACAGTGGATGGGAGCCTTGACGAAGAAATTGTGGATGCTAAGCCACTGGCAATCTCAAATGAGACATTGCAGATTACTGGCCCAAAGAGATCAATTTCAAGGTTGGGGTCATTTTCTCACAATTCAATGTTAGAGCTATATTAGCGTTTGTCAACCTTGATGTTGAACTCATAGAATGCAGCATTTCAtggcctttttttattttttattttttatttaatagcAATGAACTATTAATGATACAAGGGCATGTGATGGCCTAACTCTAAATGCATATATAATCAGGATGAAGAGATTCAAGTAAATAAATTAATCAACCAACTGTTTTCAATCAAGGGGATTAaacaaatctcaacacaaagatgaaatCATTCCGTTAgaatcatgccccttagcataaaatcacgtaaacagtaaaaacgGAAGACCTAGGGTTATGTGGATATCCTAGATCTAGCAAAAGTCAGTCCACAATCAAGATTGGATCTGATTCTCCTGATTAGCTATCACTATTATCCGTTCAAACTAAAAGGGAATATCTAGAAAGGAACGAAAGGGATGAAGAAGAGATAGGTTCAAGATGAAGAATGTACGGATTTTAAgtcattaaagaaaagaaaatggctgATTCTTatcttttcctgcacctcgaagatgtATAAAGAAGGAAATCTAAAACTGGGGTGAAATCCTCAACATCCAAGGGCCAATCCCGAAACCCTGATCTTTTTGatataagagaaaaaaaatatatgaattctTATTCATTCTATATAtcaaatagggtttctcacagtgTATGTATAACCCATGGAAAAGTAAAAGTACACTACCCccgaaaacaagaaaaataaaaaaagatgaaaaaaatgtactaaagcccctgaaataaggaaaagaacaaaaaaaagccTAAAATTAAAACACCCGTGTGAAATGGTGTGAAATCTGCCCCATGGGCCTGTGGTCAGGGTGCGGTAATGCCACTCTTGCACTCGTAGCatgtcagaaaatgggtccgataGACCTAACGTCCATCCACGTCAACTCCTCCGCTCtggtactctgtcggcgacgcctcctcctctggtacactttaaagggtgcaccactgatgttcgCATCAATTAATGATCATCATGTCTTATATCATTTCTTTCCAAAGTGAACCCTAGTAAATTCAAGTTGTGTCGCAACTGGTTCCTAAGAGAATTAAACAATTAATTGAATTGTCCAATTTGAATTTTGACTTGGATAGCTTTCAATTTGACAACACCACAAGTAATGAACTTGTGCTTGTATTTGTCTCCTTTGATGAATGCAAACAACAATTTGATACAGGTTTACAGACAGGTTCTGCATATCAAATAAGCAAATATGCAGAAGTTGTACCTTAGTCCTTATATACTTAGGTAAATTGTCTACAACATTTTGCTTTATTTCTGCACCATTATGTGTTATAAGGTGTGGGCATTTATGACATAGTGATATCCTAGACAGTTGTAACTGTTACTAATGTCATCTAGATATGTCATAGGATCCTGTGCCGCATCTTGGGTCTGTTATTTTGATTAATTTGCTTTTAGCATCATTACTTGCATGTTGTCATGGAGTTCCTTTTGGATGTAGGCTTGACAATCTCATAATGGAAGCTATAACCAATTTGAAGGAGCCGAGCGGGTCTAACAAAACAGCAATTGCTATATATATAGAGGTAATATTGCATGCCTTGAAAGAAAACAGTATTATAGGATAAATGTTTAATTTCGTCTTCAAGAAATAGAAATTGAACTGTTCaattcttttgttggtttctgcTTTTGATTCTTGCGATGCTGTTTTACTCCTatgcaaattattattattgtttacaTCAGGTTTCTTAAGCCGGAGGTACACTTCCAAACCACTTTTAGATCATAATTCTGTGCATCATATTCCGATCATCGTTTTTCAGTACTCTTATCTTTGGCGCACACCATGCACACTTTGGGGATCCATTTAGGTTCCACTCGGcttgaaaaaaatatttattgctGTTACAATCAAGCATAAACCGTGTTCATGAagataaatcaagtgggcctggAAACTTGGTAGGCCACgagatttatattttatattcgTAGGTTTCCACACGCCAGTCTCTCCACAGTAGCTTGACTTTATTTGCTGATTCCTGTATTGTACTAAGGCAATGAAAATAAATGGGAGGTTTTTATATGTTTACTTTTGCTCTCATCATCACGTACCAGTTCAAATCACACAGCTTCTGCCTCAATTGTCCCATGTGTGGTATTACTCTCACTTCCACTGCATGCACCCTTTTCTTTTCGGTAAATGATAAGCTCtttaaagagaagaaagaaatgtaACAAATTAAACCAGTTAAATTCCCCCCAGCGATCAACAAAAGCTAGATCACCTTGCTCCTCACTGGCAGTGTCTAACAATATGGATACAGGAATCTGATGCAGTTAGCACATATCTGTAGTGTCTTCAATCTTTGCTCCTCCATGGAAACCCCTAACTGCCACTTTCTCATCTTATGGTATTTAGAAGCGTTCCCTAACTCCCTTCCACCAGAAAAGTTGTTACTGTAGTGGCTCAATTGTGCTCATGTTTTGCTCTGTTTGCCACTTTGCCTGCAGTTTTAGTTGATGACATCCAACTACCACCATTTGCCAGACTCATGTGTTTAATCATGTATCAGAATCTTTACCAATATTTGTAAGATTTTCCAGATCTCATTAGATGAGGGTAGTTTGACATGTCCAGAACATATATCTATCTGGAGCTAGTTGTGTGCTATTGTCATGGAAGGACACTAAACAGATCCTATCATTCTGTTTAGGGAGAGAGACAAATCTGGGGAACTCTGATGAGCACCTTCTGGTAAAAGGTGCTTCGGTAGTTTTAAGGAGCTTTACACGAATGTGGAAAATGTgtgtattttaaaattatttttttttggagaaaacaTCGAATGTTTGCCGTTTTCCTTCACTTAAGCTGTCAGTGACTTACTTTTCTACACATGGAAACATTtaagagatccaaaccattcatcagggtAAGCTCTACCTTGGATTGGGGGGGTGGGCAAAGCAAGTCACTGATAAGTCGAAGCAAAAGAAGGTGACAAACATCATAGTCTAGTCCCTTTTTTCATTGTAAGTATGTTCTGCAAGAGTCTTTTGTATCCTAGCAACTTTGGGGGGCCTCATAGAATGGTTAGTACTGTAAGATTGATAAGTTGAAGCGAAAGAAGGCGACAAAGGTCATAGTCTAGcccctttttaatttttatttttatttttatatttttttaatcgtAAGTTTGTCCTGCAAGTCTTTAGTATCCCAGTATTCACTCAACAGATTCTTGAAGTTCTTTCCACAAGTCAAATTTAGTTCttcctatggtctaactgaagcaatggtggaacaggattcatgtagccgccaaacccaattaattgggacaaggcttagatgatgatgatgataatctgAAAACAGCTCTAAGGTCTAACGTTGTCAGCTTTGGATATTGTAGGACCAGTACTGGACACTGCCGAATTTTAAGAGGCTCTTGTCTGCAAAATTGAAGGCTTTGACAGCAAGTGGGAAGTTGATTAAGGtaatggatttttttattttttattttttatttctctgAATGATTGTATTGCACTGATGCAAACTGCCCATGGAGTTAATTGAATGAAGAACATAAGGGACTGCAGAAAATGCTTGTAAAGTAGAAATTGTTAAACTATGATTCCCGGATACTTTTATTTCCTCACGTGTACATGTCATATCATGTCGTCAGGGGTGCTGATGTGGGGTACTGCATGGATGCTTGCACGACCTAATTAAAACAGTATCATATTGTATTAGGTTCATTAAGGAAACAGGATTTGGAAAGCCTACCCTGAATAGCTGGTACAAGGATATGATGACAGAACCACCATGAAGAATTTCCAAACGTGTATTGGGAATTCAGGTTCATGGATTTATGACTGGTACTTGGAGATCTCGGGGATAGGGCCTTCAATGTTACCGATTCTTGTCAATAGTGGGTCACAGATTGATTGTGAAGGAGTTTATCTTAATGCCATTCATTGAACTAACTGTGGTTATCATATCATGGACATTGTTGAGGCCTTTGATGAGATCTTAGGAATCTTGAATGGAGTGAATGCATTTTGTGAAGGGAACTATTGTAGGAGCTCTCTTCGTAGATCAGAATCTCACTGCTTAGAAGCAAGAGTAGGTTCTAAAGGAGGAGCAGGAGTTCTAGCAAGATTCCAGGATGGGAAATGGCACCTCAGATAGAATTCGTTGCTATTCTAGCCTCTAAAatggtttgttttttttaatctttaggATATTATGCTCCTTTGAAAACTTGTAGATTCTACGAATGCACGAATTTTTGGCAGTTTTGTACTTGGACTAGTGGTGAGGAAGTAGCTTTCATATTGGATTCttcaaattaatttttttttttttaaaaacaaaaaatgaaagagagagaaagaaagaagaaaagaaaaaagggaaaaaaaatccgATGGCAGTTAAATTTCTTTTGGGCAATCTCGAAAGTGTAGTTGCCATTTAGAGTCCAGAGTGCCAGACCCTTAATATCAATGCCATGGAAGGCTATTGCCGTTTGGTTATTTTCACATTATTAGATGGATAACTGCATTCAACTTTTAGTGTGTCCAAACCTTtagttgtttgttttgtctcagTCGCCTAAacacttcttctttcttcttaatAAATGGGGTGGTCAGATACTATTTGCTATTCCATGTATGTTTCAGAATCTTGGAGTTAGGTCTTCTTGTTATTTTGGCAGGTAAAGCGCAAGTACCGGATTGCACCTGTTTCAGCCTTTTCAGAAGGGAGAAGCTCTGGGATGCTTCTCCTGGAGGGAAGGCCGAGGGATTCTCTCAGGGTAGAAAAGGAAGATTTCAGGCTTCTTACTAAATTTCAGATTGACGCAGAGCTAGCAAAGATGAGGACTATGACTGCACAGgaggcagcagctgctgctgctcaAGCAGTTGCGGAGGCAGAAGTTGCCATGGCAGAAGCAGAAGAAGCGGCGAGAGAAGCAGAGGCGGCAGAGGCTGATGCAGAAGCAGCACAAGCTTTTGCTGAAGCGGCAATGATGACGCTGAAAAGCAGAAACTCGTCGAAGCTGGTAAGGAACATGCTTCAAGATTTTGTAGTTCGCTTCCATTTTTTCTAGGCCCGTGTATGGTTGCATTGATCTTCCGCTTAGAATGCAGTGTGCAGTCCTTGCATCAGAACCTTATGATTCCTATGTATCTCATTTAACTCATTGTCTAATTATGATTTTTGCTTCTGCATCAACTGCTTGTAGTAACTCATCAATCATGTTGGATGAGAGCATCAGCAACAAACTCTGTGCCATGAAATggagtttctttctttctttgtttactCTTTTAGTAAGAATAGGAGTGGAAAAATGAATCAGTTAAGATCGATGGCCAAGAAGTATCTCAAAATGACCACGTCCGGgatcttgggtcgataattctGTAGCTCTGAGAGATTGAGAAGAGGAagttgctcatagaattagagcAGGGTGGATGAAAGttgagatgtgcctttggagttttatgcgATCGACACAAACCAATCGAACTGaaggggagattttataggatagctataagactgaccatgctttatggggcagaatgttgggcagtcaagGAATGACACCTTCGTAGAACATTCATAGAATAGGCGTGCAGCTGAAATGAGGGTgttgagtggcaagatgaggataGAAATAGAAGTGAACGAGGTAACTTAGGAATATCCCTAATGGTTAGCAAGAAAAGGGAAAATAGACTTTGATGGTTCGGCCAATGTGTGTTGGAGACAAAGAACTGCACGATTAGGAGTgatttggttcaagttgaaggctataGAAGGGTAAAGGGAAGGCCCAAGAGGATgcgggtggaggtagtaagaagagATTTGATGACCAATTGcgtaactgaggatatggtcctcgatagagtggaatggtggaatgggatttGTGTACCTGACCCCCATTAGTGTTTTTCCATTTCAAAAACCAAAATCCAGACCTTGTCTGGGATTTCGGGTGATATCTCTACATGCACGAACATTTGTCATCTTTTTCAGTTTATCTTTATCCTTTTCATATGATGGTATATTTGAAGAGGAAAGATATAATGTTCTATCCCGCAcctctgtagggcccacatttTGGTTATCCAAACATGGGCCCATCTAGATCCTACGAGATCAACGGCTTAATTTGGCTAAAGGTGGGCCCGGCCCGTACCATTGCTGTGTTGGATAAAAAATGCCTCATCCCCTTGATCATCTCATGGTATCCCCATATTTGAAATTCTTTTTGCTTTCTCAGCTGTTGGTCTTCTGGCTCACTATGAATGCTCGTGGACATTGTCACATTCTATAATATCATTAAACATCTCAGACACATTTATATAGATATGGCTTACGAATTGGGCTTATTCAATACTTATCCTGGTTTCTGACATGGGCATGTTTGGCAAATCTGTGCAGATGGTTCCAGGTTGACAGAAATGCCACAGcccaatttttttttccattaactGATGAATGGTTGCATTTTCTCGACGCTAAACTGATTTCCAGGTGCTTCTTCCTTTCATCAACTTGTTGTAAATATGGTAAGGCTTGTATAGCTCTAATAAAAATGCAGGATCCTTCCATGCTGACGGCTTCAGGAGCTTTGGTCGGATTTTACCTGGTGGTTCTCGAAAATCATATGACTTGGCATCAGACGATTCCGTGTTGGTAGAAACCATGAATTGTACTTTAGCTTTCAGATCACAGCTGATGATGGgatagggcttgtttggatccGAAAATTGTAGTTTTGGGGCTTTAGAAAACAATGTAGAGGTATTTCAGAAACTGAAGTGGGTGCACCTCTCAGCTCCCCACCATCTCTGTTGTTTGATATAGAAGTTGAATCAAGAGAAGAAAATGAGCCTCTGAGGCTATTTTGTTCGTATCATTCCTGAGGAAAGTTTGTGTTGTTCCTGCTGAGATTCTTGTTATTATTAGACTTTTCCAAATGGTTGAGGAACAAGCTTTCCCAATTGCGCGAGTGCCCATTCCGGCCTacttgagcccatgtgccgtTATGGCATGTGTGTGATCCATGTTGCACCGCCTACCCACTGGCGCATGCTCTGGACCCCAAATTTCAGGCCAGTCTACTAGTCAGTGAGACAAGATTCatgaaagaatggatggttagaataggaaaataaaacaaagagagaaaaaagatgCGTGATCTGCCTTCAGCATACCTGTGTATCTCATTGGAAGAGTaggccagcctgatttttagcTTAGAGCATCTGCATTGTCAGGCTGCCTCTTGAGCAGCTTGGATGAGTCCCTTCAAAAGCTCGCTTGCATGACTTCACCAGGCGTGTCTGGTGAGGTAGCTGGTTTTCCACTCATGCTTAGAAGAACTGCTTGCAAGTGGGTGTTGCCTT
Proteins encoded in this window:
- the LOC131220758 gene encoding single myb histone 6, with the protein product MGAPKQKWTSEEESALKAGVVKHGAGKWRTILKDPEFSGILSLRSNVDLKDKWRNMSVTANGWGSREKARLALKRSQQIPRPDDNHMALSTVDGSLDEEIVDAKPLAISNETLQITGPKRSISRLDNLIMEAITNLKEPSGSNKTAIAIYIEDQYWTLPNFKRLLSAKLKALTASGKLIKVKRKYRIAPVSAFSEGRSSGMLLLEGRPRDSLRVEKEDFRLLTKFQIDAELAKMRTMTAQEAAAAAAQAVAEAEVAMAEAEEAAREAEAAEADAEAAQAFAEAAMMTLKSRNSSKLMVPG